In the Armatimonas rosea genome, GCAGGCAAGGCGCTTGGCTTTGCACTCATCATGGCCTTTGTCTCCTTCACCACCCTCTGGTTGGGGGCGAACCTGCTGGCCGCGATGCTGAGCCTCTGCGGCCTCGTGTTCTATGTCGTGGTCTACACGCTCCTGCTCAAGCGCCGCACGGTGCAAAATATCGTCATTGGGGGCGCTGCGGGCTGCTTCCCGCCCCTCGTGGGCTGGGCCGCGGTAACAGGGGACCTGAAGGGCTCCCTGGCCTGGTACCTCTTTGCGATCATCTTTGTCTGGACCCCGGCGCACTTCTGGGCGCTCGCACTCTTGATCAAGGACCAGTACGCCGCGGTCGGGGTGCCCATGCTCCCCGCGGTCGTGGGGGATAAGAAGACAGTCACCCAGATCATCCTCTATGCGGTGATCACGGTGGGGGTCTCGCTCCTTCCTGTTGTCCAAGGCCTTGCGGGAGCGCTCTACGCGATTCCTGCCGTGGCTCTGGGCGCGATGCTGGTGCAGCAGAGCTGGAAGCTTCGTCGTGGGACGGACCGGCTCTCTGCCCTCAAGGCATATAAGTATTCTATGCTCTACCTCGCTCTGCTCTTCCTGGCGCTGGCGGTAGATGCCCGCTTTGGATGAGGTTAAGAAACGTAAAACTAATGGCTCGAAATGGTCTTGCTGAAATTCGTGAAATAGTGTACAAAGTGGCGGGCTTTTTATGCCTCGCAGTTATGCCGGCGACTCTGGCCGGTCGGGACTGAGTATCCATGCCAAATATCTTCGGACCTAGCAGCAATGTGATCGGTAAGACGGCCATCATGGGCCTTGCAGCGTCTCCGCTGGTCATCATGATCACCATATCGCAATTTACCCGCTCCGCCTACGTCACCAAGGTGGGGATCCCCTACGAGCAGCCGGTGCCCTTCTCGCACGAGCACCACGTCACCGAGCTCGGACTGGACTGTCGCTACTGTCACACGTCGGTGGAGAAATCCGCCAAGGCTGGCTACCCCGCCACCCACACCTGTATGTCTTGCCACTCACAGGTCTGGTCCAACAGCCCCCTGCTGGAGCCCGTGCGTGAGAGCTACGACAAGAACGTCCCGCTCAAGTGGATCACCCTCAACAAGGTGCCGGAGTTTGTCTACTTCAACCACTCGATCCATGTCAAGCGTGGGGTC is a window encoding:
- a CDS encoding cytochrome c3 family protein, with the protein product MPNIFGPSSNVIGKTAIMGLAASPLVIMITISQFTRSAYVTKVGIPYEQPVPFSHEHHVTELGLDCRYCHTSVEKSAKAGYPATHTCMSCHSQVWSNSPLLEPVRESYDKNVPLKWITLNKVPEFVYFNHSIHVKRGVNCNNCHGPVQAMQMAYKSRPFQMTWCLDCHRHPEKYVNKPEFVFGLYEKIRKTKTGTKGEGHETIAGLTEEEQSLMVGDQYVRTGKELEEGKKLVKEYNIKVEQLSDCAVCHH